CTCCTGGACCTCGGCAGCATACATCCCGCCTGTCTGCAGGCAGATTGCCGCCGCTTCTTCCCATTCTGCTCTCCAGCGCCCCTGCCGGAATTCAGAGCCGGGCTCAATCCAATCACCTTCATAATTCAGCACACACCAGTTCCAGGTCTTCGCGAAGGAGGGGACTCCCTGTCCCTGCCATTCCCTGAAACTCTCGGCAATCAAGCTGGCAGCGTAGGGGAAATCGTGAGACACGATATCCGTCTCCTTCAGCCAGGCGGCGGGATCTTCATACTCTCCGCCCGATTGCCTCATGTCCTGTAACAGCATACGGCCGTCCCGATCCTTATGGCCGTATGCCTCCTGCTCTGACATAAAGAGGACCTCCTTTGCATCTTCAATCAGGCCAGACCGGAGCAGCCTCCTGATTCTATTGTAGAGACATTACCAATTCAGCGTAATTATAGTCAGGATATTTTGAAATCACAGTTTTCCGATAACATCCAATTAGTTATATTTTACTCCCTTTCTTGAGGTATTGCATTATATTTTCCGCAAAACCGGGATTTTTTTTAGGACCAAAGAACTAACGACAAAGATAGACAAAAACTCTTTTAAGTTGCGCTTGACTTTGCCTGTCATTTTCATATAATATTTATTGTTGAACAAGACTGTAACAAGTCTTATTGGGCGTAACGTTGTGTCACCCTCTACGCATTTCGTTACTGTCAGGGCAGCGGCTGAACTTCCCTCGGCAGTGTGAAACCATTTAACGCTTTCACGGATACGAATTGCGGCGCAAATAGGCCCTACAATACATTTTTTCATTAAAAGGAGTCTACTATAATATGGCACGTTACACCGGACCTAAATTCAAACTCAGCCGCCGTCTGGGCATTTCCCTTAGCGGTACAGGCAAAGACCTGAAACGCCCTTTCCCACCAGGACAGCACGGCGCTAACCAACGCAGAAAAGTAAGTAACTACGGAATGCAGCTTTTGGAAAAACAAAAACTGCGCCACATGTACGGCCTGGGCGAAAAGCAGTTTAAAACTCTTTTCACTAAGGCACAAAAGCTTCAGGGTATTGCGGGCGAAAACTTCATGTTCCTGCTCGAAAGCCGCCTGGACAACCTGGTTTACCGTCTTGGATTCGCTAACTCCCGTGCAGGCGCACGCCAGTTGGTATCCCATGGCCACGTAACCGTTAACGGCAAAAAAGTCGACATCGCTTCTTTCCGTGTAAGCATTGGCGACGTTATCGGACTCCGCGAAAGAAGCCGCGCTATGACTTCGATCAAAGAAGCTCTCGAGAACCGCAACCATCTTCCGGCTTACCTGGAATATGCTGACGGATCGTTCGAAGGCAAATACATCCGTTTGCCTGAACGTGCTGAGCTGTCCCAGGATATTGATGAGAAGCAAATCGTCGAGTTCTATAACCGTTAAGATTCGCTTACAGCGGAATCTGATCAAAGCTCCCGGATTTCTATCCGGGAGCTTTTTTTATGATAAGAAGCTGAAGTCCCCACTTTGTGGGGATCTTAAAAATCCTCTCCGGCAGAAGCGCATTCAAAATCGCCAAATTGTGCTATAATAGTTCCGTTAAAAGGAGGATTATCGTCGATGGTTGAGGAGAAGAAAAAGAAGACCGCAAAACAGCGTCCACCGCGCAGATCCTGGCTCCGCAGGTTCGGTTCAGTTGTGAAGTGGATGTTCATACTCGGTATACTCGGCTGCCTGTTCGCCGGCGGCGCTGTAGCCGGCTACGTCACTTCAATAGTGAAGGACGATCCGGTCCGGCCCGAAGAACTAATCCAGCAGCAGGTTGGGCTGAACGCCATTACCGGCTTTGCCTATTTCAGTGACGGACAGCCGATCGGCCAGCTCCGCACAGAAGAAGACCGCAGACTTATTGAATTCAACGATATTCCGCAGCTTGTGATTGATGCCGTTCTCGCTATAGAGGACAATAATTTCTACAATCATAAAGGGGTGGATTTCAGCGGCACCCTGCGGGCCGTCAAGCAAAAGGTACTGAACGAATCCGTTCAGACCGGGGGCAGTACCCTGACCCAGCAGCTTGCACGGCGCGTGTTCCTGAACCTGGACCGCACAGAAGACCGCAAGGTGAAGGAAATCCTGCTGTCCCTGCGGCTGGAACGCTTCTTGTCCAAACAGGAGATTTTAACGGCTTATTTAAATAAGGTTCCTTTCGGGAACGGTTCCAACGGCTATAATGTATTCGGTATCAAAGCTGCCGCCAAAGGCATCTTCGGCCTGGATGATCTGGAGAAGCTGAACGTGGCCCAGGCGGCGTATCTCGCCGGCTTGCCGCAGCTCCCCTCCAAGTATTCCGCGTTCAACGGCGTAGGCGAATTCAACGAGACGGCCTTCGGCCGGGCGATGGACCGCCAGAAGCTGGTCCTACGGCGGATGCTGGAGGAGAACAAAATCACCACTTCCCAGTACGACGAGGCGCTGCTCTTTGACATCAAGAGCTCTCTTGCACCGCATACCAAGAAGGCCTATGCCACCTTCCCTTATCTCATGATGGAGACCGAACGCAAAGCGTCCGAGATCCTGCTGAAGCTGAACCAGGGTACGGCAGACAAGGCGGCCGCTGCGGCCGATTCCGCCCAGCTTCTGGAGGAAGCCCGCCAGCAGCTGATGACCGGCGGTTACCGGGTGTACACCACCATAGACAAGAAAGTGTACAGCGCGATGCACAGCATCTCGGATGACAGCAGTAATTTCACCAAGGACAGCAAGGCCAGAGGCAAAGAACAGACGGCCGGTATGATGATCAACAATAAGACGGGCGCGATTCTCGGCATGATTGAAGGGCGCGATTTCAACATCGAGCAGATGAACTACGCTACCCAGATGGTCCGCCAGCCCGGCTCCACCATGAAGCCGATTGCAGCGTACCTGCCTGCCCTGGATGCAGGGCTCATTCAGCCTGCCGGCATTCTGGATGATGCGCCGATTGTCATGAAGGACGGAGGCAAAGGCTACCACATTCCCAAGAATGCCAACAACCGTTATCAGGGTCTGGTTACCGCCCGATATGCCCTGAACAAATCCCTGAACCTTCCGGCCTTGAAGCTGTTCAATGACAAGGTGGGCATTGAGAAGGCCTGGGCCTTCTCCAAGAAGCTGGGGATTACCACCATCCAAGACAATGACTATAGCGCTCAGACCGGGGTTATCGGGGGTCTGAAGTACGGGGTATCCGTGGAAGAGCTGACCAATGCTTACTCCTCCATCGGTAACGGCGGTGCCTTCAATGATGCTTATATGATCGAGAAGATCGTAGACAGTCAGGGTAAAATCGTCTACCAGCATAAAGTTAACCCGGAGCAGGTCTTCTCCAAGCAGACCGCTTATCTGATGACGGATATGCTGCGCACCGTAATTACTGACGGAACAGCAACTACAGTGAAGAGGAACTACAAGCATTTCAAGGAAGTTCCGATTGTCGGCAAAACCGGTTCCACCCAGAACTATGGGGATGTCTGGTTCATGGGCTATTCCCCGGATGTCACCCTTGGAATTTGGGTGGGCTACAAAGAGCAGGTCAATACCCTTCAGGGGGATACCCAGAAGCGCCAGGCGCAGACTCTGTGGACCAAGGTAATGAATACAGTGATTGATAAACGTCCCGAGCTGTTCACCACGAAGGAATTCGCCCAGCCGGAGGGCATCGTCAAGGCGACAGTCTCGGCATACAGCGGCAAGAAGCCTTCCAAGCTGACGGACAGATTCACAACGGACCTGTTCAACGCGAAGTTTGTTCCCAAGGAGAGCGACGACGGAATCTCCAATGCTAAATATATCACTTATAACGGGGTGAACTACATCCCTCTGGAAGGAACTCCTGAGGATTTCCTGAAGGAGAAGATCGTAGTCAAGCGCGAGAAGCCGATTCAGGAGCTGGTCAAAGAGCTGCTGGCCGCCTTCCCGGCAATGAAATCACATGAATCCCTGGCGTACTACATGCCGCAGGATGCCAAGACCGACTATCCGACCGAGGTCGATCCGCGGGTCGATGACGGAAACGGGCCAAGTGCCCCCGGTGAAGTCATGGTTTCCTACAGTACAGGCAAGGCTGTAGTTACGTTCACTCCAAGCGGTTCGCCTGATGTTGTCGGCTACCGCCTCTACCGTTCCCTGAACGGCGGGTCTTTCCAGAAGCAGGCCGTTCTCGCGGCTGGAGAGAGTACCGTCTTCAGGCCGGGGACTCCGGCAGGCGCTAATGCTACCTTCTATGTGGCTGCTGTAGACGTAGCCGGACATGAGACTGCTTCCGGCAGTGTGGCTGGCGGCATTAAGCCGACACCGGAGCCTACGCCTACTCCGGAACAGACCCCAGGCGCTGAACCGACACCGGACGCCGGAATCATTCCGGACAGTACTGAGGACCCTGGCATGATCATTATTCAGCCGCCTGCCGTTGATGATTCAACTCCTTTAGGCGGTACCAACGCAGCGGGCGGAACCAGCGGCGGGAATGCCGCCGGGAATACCGGCGGGAAGCCTGCAGGCAATGCCAGCGGCAATGCCGGAGGCAGTACCGCCACTAACGCTACAGGCAACTCCGGACGTTAAGCTAGGCAGACGGACTTCAGTTTAAGCTTCAAAAGCCCGTTCCCCGGAATAAGGGGAACGGGCTTTTTTTAAATATAAGAATGTATATGTTTCACACTGTACATTATCCTTCTATTTCTCGCCGAAACGGTACCGTCCTTTAATAGGACGCCAAAGACGTTTCCACTTGTAATTCTGCCTAGTCTTCAATGGTAGATAAATCGCCTGCCGGCAGATGCAGCTCCCAGGCCTTCAGTACACGGCGCATAATTTTACCGGAACGGGTCTTGGGCAGCTTATCCTTGAACTCGATTTCACGCGGTGCTGCATGGGCAGACAGGCCTGCTTTGACAAATGCCGCAATCTCTTCCTTCAGTTCAGCGGTTGGACTGTATCCATCCCGCAGCGAGATGAAAGCCTTGATAATCTCTCCGCGCATGACATCCGGCTTGCCGATTACTCCCGCCTCTGCCACAGCCGGATGCTCCACCAGCTTGCTCTCGACCTCGAAGGGCCCGATCCGCTCCCCGGAGGAATTGATCACATCATCAATCCGGCCCTGGAACCAGAAATAGCCGTCTGCATCCATGTAAGCCGAATCCCCCGAGATATACCATCCGGGAATCCGGAAGTATTCCTCGTACTTAGCCTGGTTATTCCACACCTTGGCCATCATGGAAGGCCAGGGGGTGCGGATGGCCAGATTGCCCATGGAATACGGCGGCAGTACGTTGCCACGGTCATCAAGGATAGCTGCTTCAATCCCCGGCAGCGGCCGGCCCATGGAGCCAGGCTTGATGTCCATTCCGGGATAGTTGCAGATGAGCTGCGCTCCCGTCTCGGTCATCCACCACGTATCATGAATCCGCTGCTGATAGATTTTGTCGCCCCACCGCACAACCTCCGGGTTCAGCGGCTCGCCTACAGACAGTACATGACGCAGACTGCTTAGATCGATCCCCTCCAGAGTCTCCTTGCCAGCTCCCATCAGCATGCGGAACGCCGTAGGCGCACTATACCATACGCTCACCCCGAAGCGCTCAATCGTCTTATACCAATCCAGCGGACTGAATCGGCCTCCCCGGACTACATTGGCTACTCCATTCAGCCAAGGGGCAAATATCCCATAAGAGGTTCCGGTCACCCAACCCGGATCGGCCGTGCACCAGTATACATCGTCCGGCCGCAGATCCAGAACTACCTTGCCTGTATAATAGTGCTGGATCATGGCTCTCTGCACATGGTAGATGCCTTTGGGCTTTCCTGTTGAACCGGAGGTATAATGCATAATCAGACCATCCTCCAGGCTAAGCCATTCCGGTTCCAGCTCGGCAGACGCTTCAGCCATTTCCGCTTCATAGTTCAGCAGCCCTGAATCTTCAGCAGCAGAAGCTCCTACCACAAAGATATGGCGCAGTCCAGGAAGCTGCTCCCGCTTCACCCGTTGCAGCAGCTCAGGTGTGGTTACTAGCGCCACCGCTCCGCTATCCTCCAGACGGTCCTTGACCGCCGTCTCCATGAACGCCTCGAACAGCGGGCCTGCCACTGCTCCCGTCTTCAGAATGCCGAGCAGGCTAAAATACAGCTCCGGGGTACGCGGCATGAAGATGAACACCCTGTCTCCTTTGCCGATTCCGTATTTGCGCAGTACATTACCGAACTTATTCGACCGTTCCCGTAAGTCGGCGAAGGTGTACCGCTCCTCACGCACCGCATCGCTGTAGATCAGTGCTGTAGCAGCCCCCCGCCCCTCCTCGACATGACGGTCTATCGCTTCATGTGCCATATTCACCTTGCCGGTCCCATGCCAGGAGAAGCTGCGCTCGACATCCTCCCACCGGAATTCCTCAACTGCCCGGGAATAATCCTCCATATTCGAATGCTGCACCCGGCCCGGTAAAATTTCGCCTTGAACTTGCCCCATTACTCTTGCCTCCCCTACTGGTTTGCTTTAAGCTTTAAGGGTACCCTCTAATTCTATTAATTCCGTCAATGCTCTAAATGTGAATATTCCGTGTCGGAATCAGTATATCACAGGAAGCGGTTACATTCCATATTATAGTGAACTGGAAGGGAGCCCAAGCATGGAGCACCATAAAATCCCTGTATCCCATACCATAGAGCATCAAGGCCGGCTGATTTCTGTCCGTGGACCCTTAACTCCCGAAACGCTTCAGACCTTAAGCATGCACCGCGATCTGGACGCCTTCCGTAAGCCGCAGGAGCAGTTTGAAGCCTTGATCGAGATATCCGGCTTACCTGAAGGGCGTATCGTGGCAGCAGTGGTCTCAGACGTTATCGTGGGCTATGTTACTTTTCATTACCCGGATGAACTGGAGTTATGGTCGCAGGGCGGGATGGAGGATCTGATTGAACTGGGAGCCATCGAAGTAGCTGACGAGTATCGCGGAAGCGGCCTTGCGAAGCTGCTGGTTTCAAGCGCTTTTGAAGAGGGACAGCTGGAGAACTGCATTGTATTCACTACCGAATATTATTGGCACTGGGACCTCAAGGGGAGCGGCCTTAGTGTATGGGAGTACCGCCAGATGATGGAGAAGCTGATGAAGACGGTAGATATGGTGTGGTATGCCACCGATGACCCGGAGATCTGCTCGCATCCGGCCAATTGCCTTATGGTGCGTATGGGCCGGGATGTGCCGCTGTCCTCCCGCGAGACCTTCGACCGGGTGCGCTTCAGACAGCGGTTTATGTATTAATTCAGGCGGCCTGCCTGCAGGTTACATAACCTTAAGCATATGCTCCAGAATGGCATGCGAATGCTGCGAGGCCGTTACGGTGAACTCACTGTAATTCATATGGGCTGAGCCGTCTGCTTTGTCTGACATGGAACGTACGATTACAAAAGGGACCCCGTTCATATAGCAGACCTGGGCGACCGCCGCGCCCTCCATCTCTGCGCAGGCCCCGCCCAGCTGCTCACGCAGCTTAGCTACGGACGCCCTGCTGGCAATGAATTGATCCCCGGACAGCACGATGCCTGTTACAGACTTCTGCCCCAGCTCTTGACAGGCCTCTTCTGCTAACTTCACCAGTAGCGGATCTGCCTGGAAGACAGAGATCTCCTGATACGGAATCACCCCTCTGGCATAGCCAAGCGCTGTAACATCCATATCATGCTGAATGCAGGAGGATGAAATAACAATATCCCCGATGTTCAGCTCAGGATGCAGCGCTCCTGCTACTCCTGTGAACAGCACCTGCTCAACGTCGAAGCTGTCCAGCAGAATCTGGGTAGTTACGGCGGCGTTCACCTTCCCTACCCCTGATTTGCAGACCACGGCTGCCTTCCCGAACACTGTCCCTGCATAAAAGGTAATTCCGGCCTTCACTGTGGTCTGCCGATTCTCCATCTTTTCCAGCAGCAGCTTGATTTCTTCATCCATTGCACCAATCAGACCCAGAACACCGCTCATTTCATATCCCCCTTGAACTTTATGCCCGCAAACATAAAAAGCTCCCGAAGGAGCTTCTTATGAAACCTATATTCACGAGCTAAACATACTAATTTTATTTGTTGACATGGTTGACAGATAGACGAAGAATGGTCTCATGCGGCAAAATAACCCGCGGATTCTCAACCGTCTCCTTCTTCATCAGCTTCGTCAGCAGTCTCATCGCTACAGCACCGAGATCATACATGGGCTGTGCTACAGTAGTGAGGAGCGGACGAACCATCGAAGCCATCCGGATGTTGTCTACACTGATAATCGAGAAGTCATCCGGCACCTTGAGGCCTTCATCCTGGATGCTGTGAATGGCGCCAATCGCCATCTCATCAGTAGCGGCAAAGATAGCCGTCGGCTTCTTCTTCAGACCCAGGAAGTACTTCATAGCTTCGACACCGGATTCGTAACGATAGTTACCGATGCGTACCAGATCCTCCTGATACTCGATACCTGCCGCCTCCAGCGCCTTCTTGTAGCCGTGGAACCGGGCATACCCGTTCGCAGGGTCCTGCAGTGTGCCGCTGATCATGGCGATCTCACGGTGTCCATGGCGGATCAGCGTATTCACTGCATCAAATGCAGCCGTCTCGTGGTCGATATCCACGGATGGATACGTCCCCTTCTCATCGCGGGTCGCACAGAGCACGATAGGCACAGCAGAGGTCTGGAACGCCTGAATATGCTCTTCCGTAACGGTTCCGCCCATGAACAGCAGCCCGTCCACCTGCTTCTCAAGCAGTGTGTTAATGACACGAATCTCTTTCTCTTTGCGCTTGTCAGCGTTGCAGAGAATAATGTTGTAATGATACATATTGGCAATATCTTCAATCCCGCGTGCAATTTCCGCAAAAATCGAGTTTGAGATATCAGGGATAACAACCCCTACGGTTGTCGTTTTCTTGCTGGCGAGACCTCTCGCCACAGCATTCGGACGATAGCCCAAACGCTCAATCGCTTCAAAAACCTTCTTCCGGGTCTGCGGTTTCACGTTGGGGTTATTATTCACAACCCGTGATACCGTAGCCATAGATACGCCTGCTTCTCGAGCTACATCGTAAATGGTTACCGTCAAATTACTCTCTCCATTGCGATAAATTTTATCGTTCGACTAATTAAAATTATGATACGACACTTTGTACAATTGTGCAATGATAACGCTTCATTTTCCTTTCAAAATTTCTTTCAAAGGTTGAAACGCCAGTTCTGGCGCGGCTTTAACGCCTTCCGCCAATTCCTGATTCTCCAATAGCTTCCAGTTGAAAGCCCTTAAAATTTCAATAATTCCGTATGCTTTCTCTATCGTATCAAAAAGCGCGTGAAAAATCCAACATTCGCTGAAAGTTTTTCATTGTTTTTGCAGACTTTTTTTCAAAATGTCAAAAAATGCTCTTTATTTGGCACTTTCTGCCGATTGGGCAGTCAACTGGGAGAGCCGCAGACCGATCTCTTCCATCCACTTCTTGTCGGACAGATCCGCCGCCGTGCGGTATACATCCAGCAGCAGATCAATCCGGCTCTGCATAGCCTTGCGGATAGCCTCCTCCAGTTCCGGCAAGCCGCCGGCAAACAAGCCCGCAGAAAGCGTATCCTTCAGCACACTGGCCCACTCATTGCGGTCCGCAAAGGACAGATGCAGCTTGCCCGCAGGGCGCTCTCCAAGCTCCCGGATCAGCAGACCCAGGTCACGCTTAATCGCCGTCAAGGGCTCATAGCGGGCGCATTGCCCGCAGGTATATACAGGGACATGAGTAATTTTGATCTTCGCACTATAAATTAGCGTATGCATATGTATGGTCATGACCCCGCCGCAGCCGCAAGACTTCTTCATTAATTGTTCCTTATACATCTCCCACACCTCAGAATGATCTTTTAAAAACGCATAGTATTGGCTTTTCCCTATTCTAGTATTCTACCTCATTCCCCTGAATCCCTGCTAGTTAGCATATCATGTTTTAATTGGTAATAGTTTTAGTATTTTCCATATCGAAATGTGACTTCAACTGTCTCTTTTGATAGAATGACATAGATATCAGGAAGTTAAGCCGAAGGGAGCTGTACAGAATGAGACTATCTGGTAAAAAAGTGATTGCGCTGGTGGACGATGAATTTGAAGATCTTGAGCTGTGGTATCCCGTATACCGCGTCCGCGAGGAAGGGGCCGAGGTTCATTTGGCCGGCCTTGAGAAGGGGAAGACGTATGTCGGCAAATACGGCGTTCCGGCCACTGCTGAATACAGCTGGGACGAGCTGAAGGCAGCCGACTATGACGGCATCCTTGTTCCCGGAGGCTGGGCTCCCGACAAAATCCGCCGGTACAGCGCAGTGCTGAAGCTGGTGCAGGATTTCAATACTGCGAAGAAGCCGATTGGCCAGATCTGCCATGCCGGCTGGGTCTTAATCTCCGCCAAAATTCTTGAAGGTGTAACAGTCACCTCCACACCGGGTATCCGTGATGATATGGAGAACGCCGGGGCTATCTGGAAGGATGAGCCTGTCGTTGTGGACGGCCACATCATCTCCGCACGCCGCCCGCCGGACCTGCCGCCATACGGCAAAGCGTTCTGCGATGCGCTGGCCGGTGAATAACAGGCAGCATGATATCTGATATAAACACAAGCCCTGCCCTGTCGTCTGACAGGATTCAGGGCTTTTTGCCGCTTTTAAAGGGGATTAGCGGATAGGAACGGACAGCTTCTCTTTGATCAGGGCAGGATACGCCTCAATGGTGAACGTCAGCGGCTGCGGATATTTATTACTTCCCAGACCTTTGTAATACATGTGAGGGATTGACTTCGCATTCTCCGGCTCCGTGCGCTGCGGAATATCGATATCAAACTTTTCTGCTGAATGAACTGTACCTGCTCCATCGGTAAATGTTTGCCCCAGCCTAAAGTCATTGTAGATACTGTTGTTCTTTGCCTGAGAATCATATTCCAGCACCATCGTGGAGCCCTTCTCCGTGTTATGAATGGACATTTGCAAATTCTGATCCGGAGCCTTGATAATTTGTTGCTTATCCGTATCAATTACTAATTGGGTTGCCTTCTTATCCAGCGCCAGAATTCCATTGATTTGCAGCTGGAGTGATTGTGCCAGGCGGCTGTCGTTCGCAAATATCAGTGTGCCCCCACTGTCTGTAAAGTCGGCGGCGCGTAAATCCAGATACGTATAGTCACCGCTGCCACCTGCTAAGAAACCCGGTTTGTATATGGAGAAGATCTGTTTGGAGTTCAGCGGGCCGCAGGTATAGTCCAGATAAATGCCGGAGGCGGCCAGATAGACCTCATTGATTTTAATTTTCTGACCTTCTATTTCCAGTGTTTTGTCTACATGTACGGTTTCTCCTGCCTTGGCGAGCTGCTCCCGGTCCAGCGGAAGAGCTACAGACAATTTAGAGAGAGGGCTATCTGCTGAAACTGGAGTGAACTGCTTGTACTTCCCAAGCTCCAGCTCAAACGTAATTTGATCAGGAAGAGCTCCCGCACCACTCTCCCACTGCCTTACTTCATAACCGTAGGTTATACGATTTGGGGAAATTGAGTTCCCCGGCCCCCTGCTTGTATTCAAAGGGTTTGCAGCAGCTCCAGTAAGCTGCATAAGTTCAACTCCGGCATTCTCGCCAGTCTTATTCTGCAATGAGTATAAAATGATAATCCCCTTCTGATCCGCAGCAATTCCATCTACAGTCAGGACAAATCCGTTCTGCTCCGCGGTAACACCAGTGATGCGCTGTACAAGGCCAGCCTCGATTGCCGAAGATACTGTGGAATGTCTTACTGCCAGATTATACTTTTCAAACACCCCATTGCTTGGAAGTAATACTGCCTGATCCGGAGCAGCTCCCTGTGTCTTCAACACCCCGCCTGCCCGGGGAAAAGAGAACAACAGTACTAGTCCAAGTACTGCCGCCGCTGCGGCCAGAGCATAACGCTTCCTAAGTGACATAGAGCTTCTTCTGGAACGCGTTATTCCTCTGCGGATTGCCGTATTCAGCCTCATTTCCGGGACCTCCTCGGCTTCCGCCGACAGACTGTGGTAGTACTCCTTCAGCAGCTCTTCTTCTGTCTTGACCATGCTATAGTCCCCCTTTGATTTTCATCTTGTCGCGCAATTGCTTAAGCCCCTTATTCAGCCAGGTCTTGACCGTTCCTTCCGGCTTGCCCAGCACCTCGGCAATTTCCGTCAGTGTCATATCCCGGTAGTACTTCAGGACAAGCACCTGACGGTACTTCGGCTTCACTGCTTCCAGAGCCCGCTCCATATCCAGCTTACGGTCACTGGTCATCTCCTGCAGTCCAGCGCTTGCCTGTTCCGGCACAGGAGCGGCCAGCCGCTTCCTGCGTTTCAGTTCATCCTTGCAGCAGTTGATCAGAATCCGGGTCAGCCAGGGTGCGAACCGGTCCTCATCCTTCAGACTCCCGCGCTTGACCCAGGCCCGGTATGTAGTTTCCTGAACCATTTCAAGTGCCTCCGCCTCGCTGCGCAAGTAACTGTACGCAATGCTGTAGAGTATTTTCTTCTGTTCCAGTACCCGGCTGATGAACAGCTGCTCCTGTTCATTCAAGCGGCGCACCTGCTCGCCTTCCCACGTATGTTCCATCGAGGCTTAGTATCCCCCTTCTTTTTTTGACTTCTGTATATACTGACTGTCCAGCAGTCCAAACGGTTTTGCTTTTTGGGCGAATGATGCTGTTGCACATGAATTCAGCTGCAATACAGCCATGGATGATTCGCACCCCTTTACAGCAAAAAGCCCGGTGTGTATGGCCCCTTGACCTTCACCGGACTTTATATCGATGTTCCTGTTCACCTTGTCTTTGTTCCGCCGATAACATTCGGCCGCTAGAAGGCTATGACGTCTTCTCTTTGGAGTCTCCGCCGGCACCCAGCGGAAATCCGCTCCGACCTACAAAAGCAGTAAGCTGCTCCTCTGTCTCCGAGCTGGTGCGGTTGCGGAAGCAGACCTTCGCAATCTCCCTGGCTTCAGAAGCCAGGGTGTTGAGCGTACGGTGCTTCACCTTCAGCAAGGCTTGCGGCGACATGCTCAGCACACTGATCCCCAGCTCCAGCCAGAGCGGCAGTGAGCGCTCGTCTGCGGCCATCTCGCCGCAGACACTGACATCAATGCCTGCGCTGCGTGCCGCATCCACCGTCATGCGGATCATGCGCAGCACTCCCGGATGGTACGGATGATACATATGGGCGATCTGCTCATTCATCCGGTCCACAGCCAGTACATACTGCACCAGATCATTCGTGCCGATACTGAAGAAGTCCACTTCCTCTGCCAGCAGGTCGGCAATCATCACTGCGGCCGGAACCTCAATCATTATACCTACTTTCATGTCGCGGTTATACGGTACTCCCCGGCTGTCCAGCTCGCTTTTCACCTCGTTCAGCACCGCTTTGGCCGCCTGCAGCTCTTCGACCGAAGAGATCATCGGGAACATCATCCGCACATTGCCGTAATGACTGGCCCGCAGAATGGCTGTAATCTGGGTTTTGAACATATCCTTGCGGTCCAGGCTGATCCGGATGGCCCGGTAGCCAAGAAACGGGTTCTGCTCCTCCGGCAGCTGGAAGTAATCCAGATGCTTGTCTCCCCCGATATCAAGCGTACGGATGACCACGGTCTCCTTGCCGACTTTTTCCGCGACCAGCTTATAGACTTCGAACTGCTCCTCCTCTGTCGGAAAAGAGCTGCGGTCCATGTACAGAAACTCTGTACGGAACAGCCCCACTCCCTCGGCCCCGTATTTCAGCGCCATATTCAGCTCCTTCACGGAACTGATATTGCCAGCCAGCCGCAGAGACACCCCGTCCTTCGTCACCGCTTCCACGGTTGCCAGCAGCTCCAATTGCTCCCGCT
The window above is part of the Paenibacillus sp. FSL H8-0048 genome. Proteins encoded here:
- the rpsD gene encoding 30S ribosomal protein S4 — translated: MARYTGPKFKLSRRLGISLSGTGKDLKRPFPPGQHGANQRRKVSNYGMQLLEKQKLRHMYGLGEKQFKTLFTKAQKLQGIAGENFMFLLESRLDNLVYRLGFANSRAGARQLVSHGHVTVNGKKVDIASFRVSIGDVIGLRERSRAMTSIKEALENRNHLPAYLEYADGSFEGKYIRLPERAELSQDIDEKQIVEFYNR
- a CDS encoding transglycosylase domain-containing protein; translated protein: MVEEKKKKTAKQRPPRRSWLRRFGSVVKWMFILGILGCLFAGGAVAGYVTSIVKDDPVRPEELIQQQVGLNAITGFAYFSDGQPIGQLRTEEDRRLIEFNDIPQLVIDAVLAIEDNNFYNHKGVDFSGTLRAVKQKVLNESVQTGGSTLTQQLARRVFLNLDRTEDRKVKEILLSLRLERFLSKQEILTAYLNKVPFGNGSNGYNVFGIKAAAKGIFGLDDLEKLNVAQAAYLAGLPQLPSKYSAFNGVGEFNETAFGRAMDRQKLVLRRMLEENKITTSQYDEALLFDIKSSLAPHTKKAYATFPYLMMETERKASEILLKLNQGTADKAAAAADSAQLLEEARQQLMTGGYRVYTTIDKKVYSAMHSISDDSSNFTKDSKARGKEQTAGMMINNKTGAILGMIEGRDFNIEQMNYATQMVRQPGSTMKPIAAYLPALDAGLIQPAGILDDAPIVMKDGGKGYHIPKNANNRYQGLVTARYALNKSLNLPALKLFNDKVGIEKAWAFSKKLGITTIQDNDYSAQTGVIGGLKYGVSVEELTNAYSSIGNGGAFNDAYMIEKIVDSQGKIVYQHKVNPEQVFSKQTAYLMTDMLRTVITDGTATTVKRNYKHFKEVPIVGKTGSTQNYGDVWFMGYSPDVTLGIWVGYKEQVNTLQGDTQKRQAQTLWTKVMNTVIDKRPELFTTKEFAQPEGIVKATVSAYSGKKPSKLTDRFTTDLFNAKFVPKESDDGISNAKYITYNGVNYIPLEGTPEDFLKEKIVVKREKPIQELVKELLAAFPAMKSHESLAYYMPQDAKTDYPTEVDPRVDDGNGPSAPGEVMVSYSTGKAVVTFTPSGSPDVVGYRLYRSLNGGSFQKQAVLAAGESTVFRPGTPAGANATFYVAAVDVAGHETASGSVAGGIKPTPEPTPTPEQTPGAEPTPDAGIIPDSTEDPGMIIIQPPAVDDSTPLGGTNAAGGTSGGNAAGNTGGKPAGNASGNAGGSTATNATGNSGR
- the acsA gene encoding acetate--CoA ligase — protein: MGQVQGEILPGRVQHSNMEDYSRAVEEFRWEDVERSFSWHGTGKVNMAHEAIDRHVEEGRGAATALIYSDAVREERYTFADLRERSNKFGNVLRKYGIGKGDRVFIFMPRTPELYFSLLGILKTGAVAGPLFEAFMETAVKDRLEDSGAVALVTTPELLQRVKREQLPGLRHIFVVGASAAEDSGLLNYEAEMAEASAELEPEWLSLEDGLIMHYTSGSTGKPKGIYHVQRAMIQHYYTGKVVLDLRPDDVYWCTADPGWVTGTSYGIFAPWLNGVANVVRGGRFSPLDWYKTIERFGVSVWYSAPTAFRMLMGAGKETLEGIDLSSLRHVLSVGEPLNPEVVRWGDKIYQQRIHDTWWMTETGAQLICNYPGMDIKPGSMGRPLPGIEAAILDDRGNVLPPYSMGNLAIRTPWPSMMAKVWNNQAKYEEYFRIPGWYISGDSAYMDADGYFWFQGRIDDVINSSGERIGPFEVESKLVEHPAVAEAGVIGKPDVMRGEIIKAFISLRDGYSPTAELKEEIAAFVKAGLSAHAAPREIEFKDKLPKTRSGKIMRRVLKAWELHLPAGDLSTIED
- a CDS encoding GNAT family N-acetyltransferase; translation: MEHHKIPVSHTIEHQGRLISVRGPLTPETLQTLSMHRDLDAFRKPQEQFEALIEISGLPEGRIVAAVVSDVIVGYVTFHYPDELELWSQGGMEDLIELGAIEVADEYRGSGLAKLLVSSAFEEGQLENCIVFTTEYYWHWDLKGSGLSVWEYRQMMEKLMKTVDMVWYATDDPEICSHPANCLMVRMGRDVPLSSRETFDRVRFRQRFMY